A single Scleropages formosus chromosome 4, fSclFor1.1, whole genome shotgun sequence DNA region contains:
- the LOC108932720 gene encoding dickkopf-related protein 1-like, with product MLPVSLSVFLALCVAPHRLPAPVHSEPVLLHSNVIKNPPGGVTHLDADVLTLDIIGHQNIAIETLQTLNCGSDQECGLQEYCSESRGSCVPCRRRRKRCSRHAMCCAGNRCNNGVCFPNDLDTAQQAGADGLSVNFAHETSNYTVERNLRNTSRRQSLKSLEGETCLRSTDCSKGLCCARHFWSRICKPVLTEGQVCTKHKKKGTHGLEIFQRCNCGDGLACRVQKGDVVRQSSRTLHTCQRR from the exons ATGCTGCCCGTCTCGCTCTCCGTTTTCTTGGCTTTGTGTGTCGCTCCGCACCGCCTGCCGGCTCCCGTCCACAGCGAGCCCGTCTTGCTCCACTCGAACGTGATTAAAAACCCCCCCGGCGGGGTCACCCACCTGGACGCGGACGTCTTAACCCTCGACATCATCGGCCACCAGAACATCGCCATTGAGACATTGCAG ACTTTAAACTGTGGAAGTGACCAGGAATGCGGGCTGCAGGAGTACTGCAGCGAGAGCCGTGGCTCTTGTGTGCCCTGCAGGAGGCGCCGGAAGCGCTGCTCACGACACGCCATGTGCTGCGCGGGAAACCGCTGCAACAACG GAGTGTGTTTCCCCAATGATCTTGATACAGCTCAACAAGCTGGAGCTGATGGCCTTTCTGTTAATTTTGCCCATGAGACCAGCAATTACACAGTTGAGCGCAATCTCAGGAATACATCACGAAGACAGTCACTAAAAA GTCTGGAAGGTGAGACTTGCCTGAGGTCCACAGACTGTTCCAAGGGGCTCTGCTGCGCTCGTCACTTCTGGTCCAGAATCTGCAAGCCTGTGCTGACAGAGGGTCAGGTCTGTacaaagcacaagaaaaaaggTACCCATGGCCTGGAGATCTTTCAGCGCTGCAACTGTGGGGATGGCCTTGCATGTCGGGTACAGAAAGGAGATGTTGTCAGGCAGTCTTCGCGAACCCTCCACACATGCCAAAGACGCTGA